The nucleotide window TTCTGGCAGCGTCCTTTGAAGCCCTTGAACCCGGTGTAATAGTATACGTGCAGGGTGGGGGAAGCAGTGTCGGGGTAAGGTCGTCAGCGGATGGAAGTGCTGATATCGGAATGGCCTCAAGAGAAATCAAGCTTTCCGAACTGCAGGAATATCCTGAACTGATAGTACATACTATTGCAAGGGATGGAATCGCGATAGTATGCGAGCCCGGTTGCGCAGTGGAGAGTCTTACAAAGGAGCATGTAAGGCAGATCTTCTCGGGCGGAATAACCAACTGGAACGAAGTTGGCGGCGGGGATCTGATAATAACAGTTGTTGCGCGTGAAGAGGGCTCAGGAACAAGGGCAGCATTTGAAGACATGGTCATGGAAGATGCTCTTATTGTTGATAACGCCATTCTTCAACCTTCAAACGGCGCTGTCAGAACCACTATTTCTGTAACACCCGGCACAATAGGATTTCTCTCCTTCGGTTATCTTGACGAACAGACAAAACCAATTGCCATTGATGGTGTTCTTCCGACAGAAGAGAATGCTGTGTCGGGAGAATATTCCGTCGTAAGACCTCTTAACATGATTACCTGCGGAGAATCTGAAGAAAAAATCCATGCTTTTCTTGACTTCGTAATGAGCGAAGATGGCCAGGCAATAGTTGTCGA belongs to Candidatus Aegiribacteria sp. and includes:
- a CDS encoding phosphate ABC transporter substrate-binding protein translates to MRLFTIKLPIIVAALALLIAGCGGESEETGAATDESTVGEAVNEETSLEGELNLVGSTTVQPLAEVLAASFEALEPGVIVYVQGGGSSVGVRSSADGSADIGMASREIKLSELQEYPELIVHTIARDGIAIVCEPGCAVESLTKEHVRQIFSGGITNWNEVGGGDLIITVVAREEGSGTRAAFEDMVMEDALIVDNAILQPSNGAVRTTISVTPGTIGFLSFGYLDEQTKPIAIDGVLPTEENAVSGEYSVVRPLNMITCGESEEKIHAFLDFVMSEDGQAIVVDEGYLPII